The segment TCATCATTTATAGTCCAATTTGATGGACTAGcctaatatatttaaatttaatataatctgaattattttataaatttatatccaataaattttaaatgattatctGAAATAGATGGGActatttcattttgaatttgaaacttTTCTTGTTCTCATTTAGTAACAAGCTCTATATAAGAACATTTACATGATAACAAATATTCAACATAAGAAGATAAGGTTTAATTTCCTCCACAAAATATTACTAGGCAGaaaataaaatagcaaaaaaaaaaaaaaaggccaaAATCTATCAATTCACCTAATAGCTGTGACAAATTGTTATTTTCTCCCCAATTAAAATAAAGATTTCAACAAAATCTTTTGGTACTCTTTatgttttcatgtttttatataatatttgacCTTGGAATACCTATCCACCGACAACTTTAGATGATTTGATgtcataatttcaaaaattaaactatCCTATAATACAAcgataataacatattcaataaaaattataaacgAAATATACGTAaagtataattattattttttaagaaaaacagaTTTGattaacagaaaaataaaaattacagcaggaatattataataataaataaaagtcaagagaacaaaattaatgaaaataatcctaatgataaaaaaaaaaacagtaatAATAGAAATAGAGAACAATATTGTTTGTTTAGTACGTTGAACAAGTATAGATagtcttgaaaaaaaagttgatatcgtcttattttttatttagtttttaatctcagaataaattatatcaatattaataATTGACATCGAATAAGCTAATTTCATTCAGAGAATGAAATACTAATGTCGAGATATGTTAtctgaataaataattaaaatgacaaATACCCTTAAAATTCCTCTACGAAATTAGGTGGATGATTTTTTTCTAAACAAACAACttctttcttaaaaattatatatacaatgcTTGGTCTTAGATTGAGTTAGGTAGTTTTTGGTGGATTTGTTGAATAACTTATAATTCCAAGGTCAATTTAGTTCTATGGTTgacatattttaagaaaaaaatatttttttaaaaaaaaattaataatggaACAATGAAAACATAAATTGAGTCATTTGAActgttaaaaaaatagataatattttCATTCTATATAATGGACTCGACTCAAAGACACTAAAAAGGGATCATCAGTCTCATACTAAACCGTGTAAATGGTCATCCTACAAACCAATTGAGTCATCACGTATTTAAGacaaatatataatgaataactAGATTTGGTTATTCagccaaaaaatatttttatatataattactagtcaatttatatatattatttatttatttagctaCGGCTTTTTAAGTTAAATGCAAACTAGAAAATATCCAAAAACTACAGCCAATCCATCACTTTTTTTGTAAttactcaaaattcaaaaagatttttttttctcgatAATAAATCAATAGTGTGTAACTATCTATGACatgtaataataattaaaaaaaattatggagaaaaaaaaaaggaaaatgaagactttgtttttaatgttaaaaaagtGGTACATAAAGGAAATTAgagaatttttttgttttggttatcCACGTTAGTATGAAGTgcacatttttgtttttttagttataGGTTAAATTTTGTGGGGTTTTTTATAATCTTGGCAAAAGAATACCACTCATTAATTATCAccacaaatattttttgaaaatttagttGGAAAAAAGAAGACCAGAGATTTCATTATTtgccatttatttattttatttaaactatGTTACATTATTTTCATAACACTTTTTTCATCGATTCAAAAAGTTTAAGACTTTGAAAAATATCTTGAAGTTAAAGGTCTtagaaatatctaaaaatattgTGCTTTAAATCTATGCTAATAATAAGTGGAGTAATATCTTATCTTACCGTTAAAGCATATTCTAAAATGCaactttcatttgattatgTTTAGCTTAAGATTTTTAAGATTAACACTCAAACCTCGATTAATTTTACAGAGTATTTTTTCTACTTTCCACAAGCACAAGTAGCCTTATGTTTCGTCTTCACTGAGATTTAAATATACAACATCATGATTTTAACTCAGTTCATTAATCGTTAAACTATACTCTCGAATGCCTAAGGGATGgcggggtgggggtgggggggttGGTTCAAAAACAATAAAGGTGACTCAGCCAACACAAGGACTTCTGATTCATCTTTATCCACTAACACGTTTTTGCTAATGTTTCTATTGGGTACAGATAACTTAGAAAATACCAATAGCAGACATGCCATGTGGATTACCCCTTACATTCCCAAGAATATTAACTTACGTAATAATACGCGGGTAACAAAATCAATGTAATCTCACAAGTAGAGTCGACGAAGGATAATATGTATGCGAACTTTACGTTACCTTTACCTTTGTTTAGCACTGACAACAAATTCAATGTAAAACCATAACTCGAGTCTACAGTCTACGAAGGTAGGATTTATGGAAACTTTTTCTTTGCTTAGGACCGACAACAAAATCAATGAAATACCACAAGTAGAGTTTACGAGAGTAGAGTGTATGCAAACTTTACCTTACCAAGAGAGTGGGGTGCGCTCCCGGctcaaaagaaaaagggaagtaaagaagaaaaaaagacaacaaaacaaataactaaatcatACACTTAAAAGTTCGACAACATTCAACTACCTACCAGTTTCTACTCTAATCCTCGACCGTCAAATTTTCCTAAGTTCAAGTGTAAAGCAGATGACATAACTCTGACTGGATGTATAATTTGACAGTTTTTCTTTCAcattgaaatgattttttttattgatttggtGAAATATTGAGAACACAAAAAGAGGAATATAAAAATGGTTGTTTATATGTGTCACCACGTCAAGTAGAGGACATACTTTGAAAAAAGTTAATGAActtttgcactttttttttaacattctaAATAGAGCCCACCACCAGACTTGTCTCCTTCATGCACCTCAAACCTATAGGGATCttgtttttataaatacacATTACCTACATCTTCTATTATCAGCACAAATCATCACACATATATACTCTATTATCAAAAACTACACATTCTGTTTATCTATTTTCTATTATCAAAAAAACAGACACAAGAAATGACTTTAACACTTCAATCATCAGcttcttttattaatttcaaaGAAACCAAAGGTGTTAAAACACCTGATGAGTTCTTAGGAATGGTTTCTTTTGCACAAGCCAAGCCATCATCATGTCGGCTAGTCGCGAAAAGTTCGATGCAAGAAGCTCAACTCTCCCATGAGAGAATCATGGAAGTGAGGAaaattgagaaaagagagaagcTACATGAGTTAACAGCTAATCATAGCAATAGTAGTACAAGGGTACGTGTTTTTGTGATGCTTCCACTTGACACCATGACTATGGGAGGGAACTTGAACAGGCCACGAGCGATGAATGCGAGTTTGATGGCGTTGAAAAGTTCTGGAGCTGAAGGGGTGATGGTGGATGCTTGGTGGGGATTGGTGGAGAAAGATGGACCTTTGAAGTATAATTGGGAAGGATATGCTGAACTTGTAAAGATGTGTCAAGAACATGGATTGAAGCTTCAAGTTGTCATGTCTTTTCATCAGTGTGGAGGAAATGTTGGAGACTCCTGCAGGTACTAATAGAAAACTCCTTCTAACAGTTGTTTTATATCTTGCTATTTTACTGTTTTATTTTGTTACAACTCTGCATCAACTACTTTTCTTTTGAGCCGAGGATAAGGTCTGTGTACATCCTACCATCccggatatgttgttgttgtattagTACACCGCTATTTGAATAGATTCATGAATTATCTAGTTAAGATCTAATGAATTAGGAATTTAGCTTTTCAGTTCTTATAATTCCAAATAACAACACCAGTAAGGCACTTCCTGTCATGCTACTACTGTTTCTTAGAtcttttaaaggaaaaatatccAATGGACTTATAGATCTTAGGTTTCTAACAGTTTTTAATCTTTGGTTATTTTGACCAAAGACCTATTGTGCTGCAATCTTAAGTACTACTAATAGTTCAAAGCTCTTAGAGGAATAATTCAGTTGGAACTAAAATTTCTTCTTACATCTCAGACTTTCAGTTCTAGAAGAAATCAAACTGTCTCTAAGAATTGTTATGGATTTTGCAGTATTCCTCTACCTCCATGGGTACTCGAAGAAATCAGTAAGAATCCTGACCTTGTGTACACAGATAGATCAGGCCGGAGAAATCCCGAGTATCTATCCTTAGGTTGTGATATGTTACCAGTACTCAAAGGAAGAACACCTATTCAAGTATACACTGACTATATGAGGAGCTTCAGAGAAAGATTCAACGATTACTTGGGAAACGTCATAGTGGTAAGATTTCTGCTTTACAATCACATATCCTATGTTATTACTTTAGTAGTACAATTCCTATTAATTCAATATACCTTAAAGCAACATCAACTGAAAACTTTAAGTATAAGCTTTAGAAATCACAACACACAAGCAGGCATAAATTGATATATCTTTAAGGGAGGAAGAACATGAGTTAGTTGGAAGCTGAAGCTGCTAATTAATGTAAAAAGAGAAAagtttaaacataaaaatcactGCAGGTTGTACTGTCATAGTTCCCTTTTGATAGAGAATAAATAATTCAACCAAATCTAGAAGAAATATTGGCTGAAATAATCTAAACAAAAACAGATCAGGCAATTTTTCCAAAAGAGGAAAAGGTATATAAAAAACAAGTAGAAAGGGCAGCTCAGTGCACTAAGCTCCCATTATGCAAAGGATCCGGGGAAGGGCCGGACCACAAGGATCGAGGTTGTTTCCACAGCTCGAACCCGTGACCTTTTGGTCATGTGGCAACAACTTTACCAATTACGTACGGCTCCCCTTCTGGATAAGAGGAATAAGCAGAGTCAAAAAGTTACTTTATGTTAGTGTCATGTGGTCCACTTAATTTGCTGGTTACGAATCTAAAATGTGGACCACTAAAGTAAATAGAATCATACAAATGACACAGGGGACCTTCTAATATACCCATATCGAATTTTCAAAGCTAAAATGATAGGAAAACTTGAAATTGACATTCTGTTTTCTTCTATAGGAAATCCAAGTGGGAATGGGTCCTTGTGGAGAGCTAAGATACCCAGCCTATCCAGAAAGCAATGGTACATGGAGGTTTCCTGGAATTGGAGAATTCCAATGCTATGACAAGGTAACTACTTGCATCTATGGCTCGAAAAAAGTAGGAAGACTGCCAGATGCTGGAAAAGAAAACTAATGTCTTTTTTGTTAATGCAGTACATGAGAGCTTCATTGGCGGCAGCAGCCAAGGCAGCTGGAAAGGATGACTGGGGCCAGGGAGGGCCTCATGATTCTGGGCAGTACAACCAGTTTCCCGAGGATACTGGATTTTTCCAACGGGATGGAACATGGAATAGTGAGTATGGACAGTTCTTCCTAGAGTGGTATTCAGGAAAGCTACTGGAGCATGGTGACAGAATACTAGCAGCAGGAGAAAGTATATACCAAGGAACTGGGGCTAAACTATCTGGAAAGATAGCTGGAATTCATTGGCATTACAATACTAGATCACATGCTGCAGAGTTAACAGCAGGATATTATAATACAAGACACAGAGATGGTTATCTACCTATAGCACGTATGTTAGCGAAACATGGTGTTGTACTTAACTTTACATGTATGGAAATGAGGGATGGTGAACAGCCCCAGAGTGCAAACTGCTCACCAGAAGGCTTAGTTCGACAAGTTAAAACTGCAGCTAGAACTGCTGAAGTAGAACTTGCTGGAGAAAATGCTCTAGAAAGGTATGATGGAGGAGCATTTTCTCAAGTTTTGGCAACAAGCATGTCAGATTCTGGAAATGGATTGAGTGCATTTACATTCTTACGAATGAACAAACGGTTGTTTGAGCCAGAAAATTGGCGGAATCTAGTGCAATTTGTGAAGAGCATGTCGGAAGGAGGTCGAAATGCTAGCCTTCCAGAGTGTGACTCAAGCAGGACAGACCTCTATGTAAGATTTATCAAAGAGAGCCATTCTAAGGAAGCTACAGAGGTTGCAGTAGTGTAAAGATACTGATCTGTATACATGTAATATAGTTATACCATTGTAGGTTAACAAAGAAAAGTGGCACATAGAGTACTAAAGTGTCATACTCATAGCACCTAGAAGAGTCCACAAGAATTTGAGCCTGTGTCTGAAATTAAACTAtagaagacaagaaaaagaagctAAGTATGCCAATCTTTGCCACCCTGGTTCAGAGGTTGTGAAGCTCTGGGTCACtggagacaagaaaaagaagctAAGTGAGTCAACCTTTGTCACCCTGGTTCAGAGGTTGTGAAGCTCTGGGTCATTGGGACAATGAGAACAATGAGACAGTATCATACAAAGATTTGGATAAGCATATTCTGTTCTttgtacaaaaataaaaaaattctgcCTTCCACATTTATTATTGAAGAAAAAAGGAGCTAATAATATTGCTTCCTACAGATGCATTTTTCTGTTAATATTTACACTTTCTTCCTTCTAGATATCAATTATCAACAGACAACTTACTTACTTGAATAGTTGGATGATAACATTTTACTAGCCCAATGGATATTTCCAGTAAAGAAGATCACAGTCACACTACCCTATTCATTGTAGATAATCATCTGATGCAACAGCCGATGCTGACAGATAAGACACATATAACAATATGGTGATAACTCAAGGCTTTCGAGCCTCAACAGAATTATTTTTCAGCTCTTAGCATTACCTATTTAACCATGTTTAAGAATATTTCACAGTTTATTCAACAAGGTTCACAGCTTAAAGATAATTGTCACACATGTTATCTTCTCAGCCATAGTAAAATGTAATGATCTTAAGCTTATATAACAAAGAAGAAGGTGGCAAATGTTTGGCTATCATGACTTTTTCTCCTGtcgaaaaaaaataatggacaGCTATTTGCCATACTTCTCAACTGAAGTTAGCTTGGTCAATAGGTGGATACAGGAAAAGACATTTACACAgacaaaaatcaaaagaaacaaaaacgAAGTTCAAGTTTTTCCAGATGCAAAAGGTATTGACACAACTGTACAAGATCTTTCAAGATTGTACCTTTTCTCACTTTTACAAGAGGAACAAGCTAACAATGTCAATGTCCTGTGAAAGGCAACAAAGCCATTACCCATTCCAAAAGATTTATAGAACTAGAATAGTTACCAAAATACTACTACTGACATAACTTCCCAGATAGAGTTTCTACTACAGAATTTGAATGGCTGCATGAAATGAGCAAACTAAGCCAGTAATCAAGAATTAACATCCAATATCCAACACAAATATACTACCTTCTCAATGAAGAACATCATTATACAGACTTCTGTCTCAATTGTAAAGGTGATTTAGTTATCATGAACAAGGAAGTAAATTTTCCAGCAGAGGAACAAGAAAAACATGAAATCTGAATTGTCGTCACGGTCTCAAAGAGCTTCTACCAATGTCTATGTATCTTCAGTTGTCTCAGCTTCAACAAGAAATGAGGCATCATTCTCTACTGTCTTCCAAACTCACATCATCTTACTTTTCCTAAACACCTGCAAATTTGAAGATACAGATTAAAAAGAATTGCTTTTATGAAAATTAGCAAGATTAGTTCTGGTGAAGAAATGAGAGATATTGCTTTTGTCTATTAAAAGACGTGGCTGGTTCAtttttaagaacaaaaaaattgagaattgAGGCTGGTTCATTTTGTTTAAAGTATCAACTAATAGGATCAAAGTAAAGACTGCACAAAGGCAATAATGACATGCAATTCAAGTATTCATGAACTCTGAAAAGCTTTCAGTTCATTCCTATTTGAGTTATAGTTGCAACTGATTGAAAGAGGACAGGGTATCATCAGCATACCAGAAGGCAAAGAAAGTCGCCCCAAAGCCTTTGATCTAGTGGTCAAAGCGCAAGATGTGTGGTTTAGGACCACATCATGAGTTCGAACCCTGCTGTACATAGAAGACCAGAATTCTAAGTGGAGAAGAGTAGAGGGTCAAAGAAAATCACCATGTTGGCCCTCATGGATTTCTTGGTTATAAAAGGAAGGCAAAGAAAATCATAGCAGCTAGTATGCCCAAGTATTCTTGTACTGCAATCATGTTCCGTCAGATACTTCCACGAAAATCTCTAGAAAGCACTTATTCTAACTTTTCTGGATGTAAACACCAACTTATAACTTTTTAACTACAGAAACCAAAGATAGCACAATCAATATCTTTCCTTTTCCTTAAATGAATGTCATAGTTAAATGAACCTCTTATAGAATACAGACCAATAGACCATGCCATATGTCAAAGTCCTGCTCATAAACAGAGTTAATAAACCTAAGACAAGATAGAAAAACGATTGCCCTCTCGCAAATCCTCAAAGAACTTgtataaacaaattaaatcacaagatgttctaaatttaataaaaaaaaagagtaaataaatctTACTTGTGTTTGTTTCAAAAAACTTACTATCTTCCTAAATTTATAAAATCTGACCTTTTTTATTATAAGGTAAGTTATAAAATCTCTTGCTTAATCTATAAGACTTCAGAAGCATAAACAACCTAAATGGGCAATGTTCTCTTAGTATAATCCATCAATACAAGCATCACTAAAGCACAATGTCATCTTCAAGTTAACAAAATGGTAACAACAGCTTTTCCATCGCGGATAAAAGCATCATAAACAAGTAATGAGCATGGTGTGACAGAAGCACACACCAAAGTAGAATCATGTCTATTCATCACAAGTCCACATACTGCTACAGATAGTAAATGAAATAACTGCAGTCATATCTTAACCTTTTCCCATGATTCATCATTGCGTAGCTAAGGCTTCTCGCATATTGCAGTCAAATCCAATTAACATAATACATCTATGTAAGTGGTAAGCCTAAAACCATATCACATCTACACCAGTTTGTTTGGCACGACTTACTAACCCGAAGTTAACATTCTTAGCATTGACCATCTTAATACAAACCCCTCCTTTTCGGATAAAGAAGAAGTACGTAACATATACTCCTCACCCCAAAAACATCTCACCTTTCTATAATTAGAAACAATCTAACTGTAAAAAtcccttcttctttttttttacccttaataaaatgatttatcacACAAATGTTCTTAAACCACATATTTTCAAAAGTGTGATactctattttctttcttaaactttgttagTGCCACGTAAATTGGGACGGAGTGAATACATATCAAGGATGGTGGGGTAGAATACCTGCTACTCTTGAGAGTGAGAAGGGGTAGGTGAAACGGATTCAGAATTTGAATTTCGAAGATCTTCAATCAAACCTCCAAGCTCTTTACGAGCAGATTCTCTACCAAACATGAACCCATACctataaacaacaacaaattcgTCAATCCAAACAAAACCCATTTTTCAAATTCACTTCTTGATGAAATTAAACAGTTTATCTAACATAAATTGAGCTGAAAAAAACGTTCTTTAACATAGAAAAAGATACGTATAGAGGTGAATAATTACCAGCCAGAAACAGCAGAAAATACACCTGAAATACCAATTGTCTGCAGGAGAGTGAAACCCTTCTGCATATTTATTTATCGAATTTATATGAATGTCTTCTTCTCCGGCAAGATCAAATTTTTGCTTCTCTCTGCAGAGTACGAACAGTTCTGAGGTTTTAGGAATCGGGtttaatgaaatttcaagaTTCATGAAGGACTAAAacagaaatatatttttataaacttAAGTCCCActactttatgtttttttcactatcaataaccttatttatttattcattatagtGGAAGATATTTAACGAGtcttttttgtctttctctctttctcattttatacaaatttaaattgtatataatcgttctatacacttataataatacaatctgttttatacacttcgtttttatacagttctctgcccaagtatccttctctttcttgttttatacacttcgttttatacaatttgcttcaactgtatatgtatagcgaattatacaatttcatgtttgctatggagcgcaattatgcaaactttgttatagcatacaagtatgaattttttatttgttatatgtgaaaattgccctaacaaatataataaagtttTATCACTatagttttaatataaatgtgttttacatattatatttataattttattttccatAGAGATTGTAGTTTGTCTATTTTTGCTCGTTTGTGTATTACGTTTGTGAATATATAAATAAggtaagtatataaaaatttcatatttatatatttagtaatttttcacaacttaatttgtatatttcatTTGCCAAAATACAAACAGGttgatttattataaatttttcataaatcatatacaaatagCTAGAATAAACATATACTAAATTCTAAATTCGTACAATTACAAAtcgaattatataaatttttaatttataaaaatcagGCAAATATCAAAGATTTTGAAAACTGTAATCACATATTACAATATCttaaaactataattatattactttttttcttcaatatatAACTATAGCACACTGCATAGgctaaaaatttattatataacatGATTGTTCCTTTTATATCACAATAATAGACCTTTACACAAATAATTGATCAGATTAATAATTATTGTTCTTCATTTACTATATAAAAATTACACATTACATTTATGGTTGGTGATTTAAATTACACCACACTTATCTATTGTGATATAAATACCATATACTTATAGGCTATCTTAAATTTAATCATATACTTATCGACTATCTTAAATTTAAGtagaaaaatatatgttagtcaattttttagtttttcatcGATATTTGGTATTTAGAGAGGTGAACTCAAGATTTAAAGGGTTTGGGTGtatcaatataaacataaaataaaaataggcttAAGTGTGATTCAAACCCTGGTCTAAAGGGTGTTATCTCTACCTTCTACCAATTGCACAAGAgcacttttatattttttatgggGGCACTGTTATCTATAACTTAGTTTCTACCAGTTTTTCAAactagatatacatatatacatatgatttttttgaaagttaCCAGGTGCACATGCACCCCTGCAGTATAGGGTGGGTCCGCCTCTGGGTATTTAAATTGAAGCTGGATTACATCtgaattcattttcttttttaaaaaatatttcctatATGATATTCAATGTTCATATTAAAGCTCAACTATATTTAACTTTGCACCATATATGATTCTATTCCGAAAAAATGCTTcttattaaaattgaaaataatttcatcCACCGCATCAAATTCTTGGATGGTGCGACAATTTAACTTTATTACATACAACTACCTGAAAATTTGCAACAAAGTAAACGCATGGTGGACCCCACCAATCATTTTCAGACAAACCCCTAATTTGAACTTCCTAAAACATCGGTTAACAttaatattgctataaatataaattagtgtACTAATTAATTgcactaatttataattaccaTTACTATTTTCGTTTTAATTAAAAAACCTTCTTCAAAAACCCCTCCAAAACGCTCAAGcttttaaattctcaaaaaatatataaaatattgagagaaaaaaaaatgccTGCAAAATCACGAGAACAGCTCATACATGGTGGCCTTCTCATTTCTTCTctgtaataataatcaaaaattcaatttttttcaaacccTATAATCTCAACTTTCATCAGATCCATAATCAGATCCGATCATTTTTTTTGATCCGATTTGAATCTGCATTGTGTGGTAATCGAATTTGGAATAACGGAAAGTTTCAAATTCGTGAAAATTTTTCCGATCTGATTATCAATTTCGTTAGTTTTTGCGATGTTTTTTTGAGGATCGGCATTGGTTGTGATTTTGTTGCTAATTACATTGAGGAATGGCGTCGTTGTCTGGCCTTAGCGAGGAGCTTGGGGAAATCGAAGGACAAATTTCGGATATTCTTCGAGCTCTTTCGTAAGcaattttttgttgtgtttatccaatttcaggaaaaaaaaatgtatcataAGTGT is part of the Solanum pennellii chromosome 8, SPENNV200 genome and harbors:
- the LOC107027096 gene encoding uncharacterized protein LOC107027096 encodes the protein MQKGFTLLQTIGISGVFSAVSGWYGFMFGRESARKELGGLIEDLRNSNSESVSPTPSHSQE
- the LOC107028711 gene encoding beta-amylase 3, chloroplastic, producing MTLTLQSSASFINFKETKGVKTPDEFLGMVSFAQAKPSSCRLVAKSSMQEAQLSHERIMEVRKIEKREKLHELTANHSNSSTRVRVFVMLPLDTMTMGGNLNRPRAMNASLMALKSSGAEGVMVDAWWGLVEKDGPLKYNWEGYAELVKMCQEHGLKLQVVMSFHQCGGNVGDSCSIPLPPWVLEEISKNPDLVYTDRSGRRNPEYLSLGCDMLPVLKGRTPIQVYTDYMRSFRERFNDYLGNVIVEIQVGMGPCGELRYPAYPESNGTWRFPGIGEFQCYDKYMRASLAAAAKAAGKDDWGQGGPHDSGQYNQFPEDTGFFQRDGTWNSEYGQFFLEWYSGKLLEHGDRILAAGESIYQGTGAKLSGKIAGIHWHYNTRSHAAELTAGYYNTRHRDGYLPIARMLAKHGVVLNFTCMEMRDGEQPQSANCSPEGLVRQVKTAARTAEVELAGENALERYDGGAFSQVLATSMSDSGNGLSAFTFLRMNKRLFEPENWRNLVQFVKSMSEGGRNASLPECDSSRTDLYVRFIKESHSKEATEVAVV